One part of the Parabacteroides distasonis ATCC 8503 genome encodes these proteins:
- a CDS encoding GSCFA domain-containing protein: MELYTRILLPKARFSFSYEDRVVMMGSCFAENIGRKLEENKFSVDINPFGTLYNPASVAEGLRMLLRPERFTSGDLFRHEGVYHSFTHHSRFSASSEEECLDHINSRLSQSSDFLRKATRLVITLGTAFVYRLKSDGRIVSNCHKLPEKMFDRQRLSTQEIVEDWKPLLLALWEQNPALKILFTVSPIRHWKDGAHENQLSKATLLLATDALQKDYPGRIAYFPAYEILMDELRDYRFYADDMLHPSPLAIDYIWQRFIENFLSTDTSAILKEWGDIQKAINHKPFQPDSEAYKRFILQTLLKMERISEKIPSFDIRKEIEIVKSKLK, encoded by the coding sequence ATGGAACTTTATACCCGAATCCTATTGCCGAAAGCACGATTCTCTTTCTCGTATGAGGACCGGGTCGTGATGATGGGCTCCTGCTTCGCCGAGAATATCGGGCGGAAGCTGGAAGAGAATAAATTCTCCGTAGATATAAACCCATTCGGTACTCTGTATAACCCAGCTTCCGTAGCGGAAGGATTGCGGATGCTGCTACGCCCGGAGCGTTTTACCTCCGGGGATTTATTCCGGCATGAGGGCGTATACCATAGTTTTACCCATCATAGCCGTTTCTCCGCTTCCTCGGAAGAAGAATGCCTAGACCATATAAACAGCCGCTTATCCCAATCTTCCGATTTCCTGCGAAAAGCGACCCGGTTGGTAATCACGTTGGGAACCGCTTTCGTGTACCGCCTCAAGAGCGACGGGCGAATCGTGTCGAATTGCCATAAGCTACCGGAAAAGATGTTCGATCGGCAACGATTATCCACGCAAGAGATCGTCGAGGACTGGAAACCTCTGTTACTAGCCCTTTGGGAACAAAACCCCGCCTTGAAAATCTTATTTACCGTAAGTCCAATCCGCCACTGGAAAGACGGGGCGCACGAGAACCAACTCAGCAAAGCCACCCTATTGCTAGCCACGGACGCCTTACAGAAAGATTATCCCGGCCGAATCGCCTACTTCCCCGCTTATGAGATCCTTATGGACGAGCTCCGGGATTATCGTTTCTATGCGGACGATATGCTCCATCCCTCCCCATTGGCCATTGATTATATTTGGCAACGTTTTATCGAAAATTTCTTATCCACAGACACTTCGGCAATCCTTAAAGAATGGGGTGATATTCAAAAAGCTATTAACCATAAGCCCTTTCAACCGGATAGCGAGGCCTATAAGCGGTTTATCCTTCAAACTTTGTTAAAGATGGAACGAATTAGCGAGAAAATTCCTTCCTTTGATATCAGAAAAGAGATCGAAATAGTAAAGTCTAAACTAAAATAA
- a CDS encoding basic secretory family protein, with translation MKYKQLISGAFLLWTCIACSGKKEQAATVAEATSNPWDNYYIGKIDFKNLSPEAKGSAIYAAVIPDPEAYITKHARKVVETLYFTPEDSIPGIEEIHYTLKEYDGVSAKDGAPPSISIVYSTKWIEKSFANNDTAKVDYETRGVLYHELTHGFQLEPQGIGSYGTNKTFWAMIEGVADAVRYLNGGFTLEDRPKGGHYMDGYRTTGFFLAWLTQTKSPDFLRKFNRSTLEVIPWSFDGGVKYALGNDYDIDSLWKEYMATMGDEA, from the coding sequence ATGAAGTATAAACAATTAATCAGCGGTGCTTTCCTGCTGTGGACTTGCATCGCTTGCTCCGGCAAAAAGGAACAGGCGGCTACAGTAGCGGAAGCCACCTCAAATCCTTGGGATAATTATTACATCGGAAAGATCGATTTCAAGAATCTTTCCCCCGAGGCTAAGGGCTCGGCGATCTATGCCGCCGTTATCCCTGATCCGGAAGCTTATATTACCAAGCACGCCCGCAAGGTCGTAGAGACGCTTTATTTCACTCCGGAAGATAGTATCCCGGGCATCGAGGAGATCCACTATACATTAAAGGAATACGACGGGGTATCCGCAAAAGACGGAGCGCCCCCTTCCATCAGTATCGTATACAGCACGAAATGGATCGAGAAAAGTTTTGCCAATAATGACACCGCGAAAGTGGATTACGAGACCCGTGGCGTATTATACCATGAGCTGACGCATGGTTTCCAATTGGAGCCTCAAGGCATAGGTAGCTATGGGACTAATAAGACTTTCTGGGCTATGATAGAAGGTGTGGCGGATGCCGTAAGATACCTGAACGGCGGTTTTACCTTGGAAGATCGTCCCAAAGGCGGCCATTATATGGATGGTTACCGCACGACAGGCTTCTTCCTCGCATGGCTTACGCAAACCAAGAGCCCGGATTTCCTGCGGAAGTTCAACCGAAGCACATTAGAGGTTATTCCTTGGTCGTTCGATGGTGGCGTGAAATATGCGCTCGGCAATGATTACGACATAGACTCCTTATGGAAAGAATATATGGCAACGATGGGAGATGAAGCGTAG
- a CDS encoding GH92 family glycosyl hydrolase, which yields MINLKKSMCCLFLAASSTVAIAQTSVVDLVNPIIGTNGMGHTFPGACVPFGLVQLSPDTDTIPHNVDGKYQPRSYEYCAGYQHKDSSIVGFSHTHFSGTGHSDLGDILIMPTTGTLKLNPGTATNPDGGYRSRFSHGTEISRPGYYEVMLTDYGVKAQLTTTQRVGIHKYTYPTNSENQRIILDMIHGIYNYDGKVLWTNIRVENDTLVTGYRITNGWARTNYTYFAMSFSKPITHYGCEEKAKVNYRGGYAKFNMKENFPDIGGRKIVAYFDFDPKTSDELEVKVALSGVSTEGALKNLRAEASGADFDQLAAKASDTWNKALSVIDAKGSDDQLAMLYTSLYHTMINPCVYTDVDGQYRGLDHNIHQADGFTNYTVFSVWDTYRALHPLFNIINRQVNTDIAKSMLKHCEQSVHHALPIWSHMANENWCMIGYHSVSVLADAIAKGLPIDKDAALKAMINSSTIPYYEGTKEFMELGYVPLDRNGSAGSLTLEYAYDDWTIYNTALLVGNRSVADTYKKRASNYANVFDTSIGYARPRYTNGKFKEDFSLLSTHGEGFIEGNALNYSFYVPQDVNGMIQLMGGEQAFITKMDSLFTMHLPDEFFAETEDVTKEGLLGGYVHGNEPSHHIPFLYAWTSQPWKTQFWQREIMNKMYRNNIDGLCGNDDCGQMSAWYILSAMGFYPVCPGTDQYVLGAPYLPYMKVRLENGKTFEVKANKVSDKNRYVKAVKLNGKPYTKGYITQDDIMNGGTLTFEMTSSPNKKRLFNGEDRPYSLTD from the coding sequence ATGATAAATCTCAAGAAATCGATGTGTTGCCTCTTTCTGGCAGCCAGCTCAACAGTAGCGATCGCACAGACCAGTGTAGTTGATCTTGTAAACCCGATCATCGGGACGAATGGAATGGGACATACGTTCCCGGGTGCTTGCGTACCCTTCGGACTCGTACAACTCAGTCCGGATACGGATACCATACCACACAACGTAGATGGTAAATACCAACCTCGCTCCTACGAGTATTGTGCGGGTTATCAACATAAAGACAGTAGCATCGTAGGATTCAGCCACACCCACTTCAGCGGTACCGGCCACTCCGACCTCGGGGATATCTTGATTATGCCTACCACCGGAACGTTGAAGCTAAACCCCGGAACGGCCACGAATCCCGATGGCGGTTACCGTTCCCGTTTCTCGCATGGCACCGAGATATCCCGTCCCGGATACTACGAGGTGATGCTCACCGATTATGGCGTAAAGGCACAACTGACCACCACCCAACGGGTCGGCATCCACAAATACACATACCCTACGAACAGTGAGAACCAACGCATTATCCTTGATATGATTCACGGGATCTATAACTATGACGGCAAAGTTCTTTGGACCAATATTCGCGTAGAGAACGATACGCTGGTAACCGGCTATCGTATCACAAACGGTTGGGCACGTACCAACTATACTTATTTCGCCATGTCTTTCTCCAAACCGATCACGCATTACGGATGCGAAGAGAAAGCGAAAGTTAATTATCGGGGCGGTTATGCCAAGTTCAATATGAAAGAGAACTTCCCGGATATCGGAGGACGTAAGATCGTCGCTTATTTTGATTTCGATCCGAAAACGTCTGATGAGTTGGAAGTGAAAGTCGCCCTTTCCGGAGTCAGCACCGAGGGAGCCTTGAAAAATCTACGTGCCGAGGCTTCCGGTGCGGACTTCGACCAATTAGCCGCCAAAGCCTCCGATACTTGGAATAAAGCGCTCTCCGTCATCGACGCGAAAGGAAGCGATGATCAATTGGCTATGCTTTACACCTCCTTGTATCACACGATGATCAATCCTTGCGTATATACGGACGTTGACGGTCAATACCGCGGACTCGACCATAATATCCATCAAGCGGACGGATTCACGAACTATACGGTTTTTTCCGTATGGGATACCTATCGTGCCCTACATCCCCTGTTCAATATCATCAACCGACAAGTTAACACGGATATCGCCAAATCTATGTTGAAACATTGCGAGCAAAGCGTTCATCATGCCTTGCCGATCTGGAGCCATATGGCAAACGAGAACTGGTGCATGATCGGTTATCATTCCGTCTCTGTCTTGGCAGATGCTATCGCCAAAGGATTACCGATCGATAAAGACGCCGCGTTAAAAGCGATGATCAACAGCTCTACGATTCCGTATTATGAGGGAACCAAAGAGTTTATGGAATTAGGTTATGTTCCTTTAGATCGCAACGGTAGCGCAGGCTCCTTGACTTTGGAGTATGCTTATGATGATTGGACAATCTATAATACAGCTTTATTAGTGGGAAACCGATCCGTGGCCGATACCTATAAAAAGCGTGCGTCCAATTACGCGAATGTATTCGATACCTCGATCGGATATGCCCGTCCCCGTTATACGAATGGTAAATTCAAAGAGGACTTCAGTTTGTTAAGCACGCACGGTGAAGGGTTTATCGAGGGAAATGCCTTGAATTATTCCTTCTATGTCCCTCAAGATGTCAATGGTATGATTCAGTTGATGGGAGGCGAGCAAGCATTCATCACTAAAATGGATTCCTTATTCACGATGCATCTTCCCGATGAGTTCTTTGCCGAGACCGAAGACGTAACCAAAGAAGGATTACTAGGAGGTTATGTACACGGCAACGAACCCAGCCATCACATCCCATTCTTATACGCATGGACCAGCCAGCCTTGGAAAACCCAATTCTGGCAACGCGAGATCATGAATAAGATGTATCGCAACAATATCGACGGCCTTTGCGGTAACGACGACTGCGGCCAGATGTCCGCTTGGTATATCCTTTCCGCCATGGGATTCTATCCGGTTTGCCCGGGTACGGATCAATACGTATTAGGCGCTCCTTACCTTCCCTATATGAAGGTCCGCTTGGAGAATGGTAAGACTTTCGAGGTAAAAGCCAATAAAGTCAGCGACAAGAACCGTTATGTAAAAGCGGTAAAGCTAAACGGGAAACCCTATACCAAAGGATACATCACGCAGGATGACATCATGAACGGTGGAACGCTCACTTTCGAGATGACTTCCAGCCCGAACAAAAAGCGATTGTTCAACGGAGAGGATCGCCCTTATTCACTGACGGATTAA
- a CDS encoding RagB/SusD family nutrient uptake outer membrane protein translates to MKALKNICAISLLLGATAFTSCTDLTEEIHSSVIAENYYNNAGEVMAAMMRPWGHFCGTMQVAQSPWSCNELSSDCAAWPQKGRHGYDNGDWIRLHRHQWIPTDGQVVDAWKKLFEGIGYANNFLTDTENIDFEALQVPMSKAQAQAEMRVYRAYCYWYVMDMFGTAPICEKIGEINPSSKSRAELFAWIEKELNESIPSLSESKTETYGRVSKWGAYALLARLYLNAEIYTGQARWDDCIAACDELAKGGFALDKKWNDTFRADNDKRSTEIIWSIVYDEVYAKGMGWYQRWLHYAHQTGWDLQSGPWNGLVTQPTFYDSFADNDLRKIEGFLIGKQYPRKVDENGNYYYDTTAEPLKGSEEYNGQDLVFVNYIKSMTEGEENSGARSIKYEIQPGTTGDMNNDWVMFRYSEVIYNKAEALMRKNGGKATQEVVDMINSVRQRSFKAEDWEKAKYTTATLTMDEFLAEKGREFAFEGIRRTDLVRFNKFVTTSWWDKTASNEPKRNIFPIPQRQLDANANLSPNEANSLF, encoded by the coding sequence ATGAAAGCTTTAAAAAATATATGCGCAATTTCATTATTGCTGGGAGCTACCGCATTTACCTCTTGTACGGACCTGACAGAGGAAATACATAGCTCGGTAATCGCTGAGAATTATTACAACAATGCAGGCGAGGTAATGGCCGCCATGATGCGTCCATGGGGACACTTCTGTGGAACTATGCAAGTAGCCCAATCGCCTTGGTCATGTAACGAGTTATCTTCCGACTGTGCCGCATGGCCTCAAAAAGGTCGCCACGGCTATGACAATGGAGACTGGATTCGCTTACACCGCCATCAATGGATTCCTACGGATGGTCAAGTAGTGGATGCTTGGAAAAAATTATTTGAAGGTATCGGATATGCTAACAACTTCCTTACAGATACAGAGAATATAGATTTTGAAGCACTCCAAGTTCCAATGTCTAAAGCACAAGCACAAGCGGAGATGCGTGTATATCGCGCTTACTGTTATTGGTATGTGATGGATATGTTCGGTACGGCTCCAATTTGCGAGAAAATCGGTGAAATCAATCCTTCCTCCAAATCTCGCGCAGAGTTATTCGCTTGGATCGAAAAAGAGTTAAACGAGAGTATTCCTTCTTTGTCAGAGAGTAAAACAGAGACCTACGGACGTGTATCCAAATGGGGGGCTTACGCATTATTGGCTCGTCTCTATTTGAATGCGGAAATTTATACTGGACAAGCACGCTGGGATGATTGTATCGCAGCTTGCGATGAATTAGCTAAGGGAGGTTTCGCATTGGATAAGAAGTGGAACGACACTTTCCGTGCGGATAACGACAAGCGATCTACCGAGATTATCTGGTCAATCGTGTATGATGAAGTATATGCCAAAGGAATGGGTTGGTATCAACGTTGGTTGCATTACGCACACCAAACTGGCTGGGATTTGCAATCCGGTCCTTGGAACGGCTTGGTGACACAACCGACCTTTTATGACTCATTCGCTGACAACGACTTGAGAAAAATTGAGGGTTTCTTGATCGGTAAGCAATATCCTCGCAAAGTAGATGAAAACGGTAATTACTACTACGACACGACCGCAGAGCCTTTGAAAGGTTCAGAGGAGTACAATGGGCAGGATTTGGTATTCGTAAACTACATTAAGTCCATGACCGAGGGCGAAGAAAACAGCGGCGCTCGCTCTATCAAGTATGAAATCCAACCGGGTACTACCGGCGATATGAACAACGACTGGGTGATGTTCCGTTATTCCGAGGTTATCTATAACAAAGCGGAGGCCTTGATGCGTAAGAACGGAGGCAAAGCAACGCAAGAAGTGGTAGATATGATCAACAGCGTTCGTCAACGTTCTTTCAAGGCAGAGGATTGGGAGAAAGCGAAATATACGACCGCTACATTGACAATGGATGAGTTCTTAGCCGAAAAAGGTAGAGAGTTTGCTTTCGAAGGAATCCGCCGTACAGACTTGGTTCGTTTTAACAAGTTCGTAACCACTTCTTGGTGGGACAAGACTGCATCCAACGAACCAAAGCGTAATATCTTCCCTATTCCGCAAAGACAATTGGATGCTAACGCAAACTTATCTCCGAACGAGGCTAACTCATTGTTCTAA